The Tenrec ecaudatus isolate mTenEca1 chromosome 12, mTenEca1.hap1, whole genome shotgun sequence genomic interval ATTTGGAAGTGACCAGCCCCTTTTGAACTTGGATCATTCACACGCTGGGCAGCGAGCGCAACAAAGCCTTGCAGGTGGCCTTACTCCGTCCCACTCCGGAGATTTGTGCTTGAGGTGCAAACCGGCAGCGACAGGTGACATGCCAACGCAGTCCCTCTTAGTGTACATGGACGGGCCTGAGGTCATTAGCAATTCCCTAGGACCCCAGAACGAGGTGGCTGATGGCCCTTCCATAAAAGGGGCCACCACCGCCGTTCCGTTCCGACCCACGCAGGAAAGGAGCAGCGTGCAGCCCGAGGGCCCCCTGCCCCTGGACTGCATGTTCTGCAACCAGGCCTTCGCCCACTCGGAAGACCTCAACCAGCATGTGCTGCTGCAGCACCGGCCCACCCTCTGTGAGCCAGCGGTGCTGCGCGTCGAAGCCGAGTACCTGAGCCCCCTGGACAAGGGCCAGATGGGCGCCGAGCCAGCCAAGGACAAGAGCTGCCCAGACCAGGAAGACCCAAGCTGCGAGGTGTGCGGACAGACATTGAGCGCAGCCTGCGACATCGAGGCCCACATGAAGAAACACAAGGACTCCTTCACGTACGGCTGCAGCGTGTGCGGGCGCcgcttcaaggagccctggttccTGAAAAACCACATGCGGACGCACACGGGCAAGGCTGGGGCGCGGAGCAAGCTCCAGCAGGGCCTCGACTGCCCGGCCACCATCAACGAGGTGGTGGTGCAGGAGCAAGCGGCCGAGGGCCTCTCGTCGCCCTTCAAAATCTGCATGTTCTGCGGCTTCTTCTTCCCGGACAAAGAGGGGCTGATCGGGCACAGCAAGGTGCACACCAGGGAGCCCTCGCCTGGGCCGGGGCCCGAGGGGGTGACCCCCAAGGAAGAGTTCCTGCACTTTCTCAACCTGAAGCCTCGATCCCACCTGGAAAAAGCCAAGAAGCCAGCCAGGTGGATCCCGCAGCTGGACGCCTTCACCACCTACCAGGCCTGGCAGCTGGCCACCAAGGGCAAGGTGGCCGTCAGCCGAGGGGAGGTCAAGGAGCCTGGGCAGGAGGGCAGCACCGACAATGACGACTCCTGTTCAGACAAGGAGGAGCTGGGCGAGATCTGGAGCGCCGCCCACAAAGGCCACACGGAAGGCCCTGCAAAGCCCAGGAGCGGCAAAGGCAGCTGTGCGGGCCTCGCCCACGATAAAGAGAAGGCCCGGCCGGCCAATGGGGACGTGTCTGGGGACGCGCACCCCAAGCTGGCTCATCACAAAGAGAAGCCCACGCACTGCTTTGAGTGCGGCAAGGCCTTCCGGACATACCACCAGCTGGTGCTGCACTCCCGGGTGCACAAGAAGGACCGGCGGGCCGACGCCGTGTCACCCACCTTGGCCGCCGATGGGCGGCAGCCCAGGATGGGCTCCCCAGATCTGGCAGCCCCCCTGGATGAGAGTGGGGCTGTGGAGCGAGGTGACGGCGGCTCCGAGGACGGCTCCGAGGACGGGCTTCCGGAAGGACTGCATTTGGGTAAGTGGCGCCTATGCGTGCCGAGGTGTGTCCCCACTGTTCTCACCCTCAGGGGCGCCACTGCAGATGGTCCCCCCGGCCTGGGCATGTGGAGAGCGGCTGAGTCCAGCCCCTTCCCGGCGGCGCTGTGGTCCGGCAGGGAGCCTGGCAGGGCCTTCATTTTCTTGTTTCTGTAATAGCAGGCTTGGGTGAAAGGCGCAGTCAGGCTGCTGCCGCCACAGAAAAGGCTGTGATTTTCGTCTCTCGCTAACCAAGGACAAGCATTGGTGCTTCAGCTGAAAGTAGCGGTGTTTGTGCTGGGAGCCGTAGGACGGCATCCAGAATCTTGGCTGCAGAGGCGAGGCCTTCCCCACAGGAAGGGATTGGCCCCAAAGCCATTCGTGTGGCCTCCCCTTTCTTACCAGGAGGCCAGCACATCCAGTAGGGGCAATCTTTGAGAACGTGTCCCTGGTGTGCGGGAGCGAGGGCACTGAGTTTGTTCTCCGGCTAGTTCTGGAGCCATCATCTGGGGCAAAGGATCCGTCCCACCTGGGGTTCCATTCTTTCCCAGCCTCATTAGCAGAGGGGCTCCAGCCCATTTGACTTGGCTGCGTCCTCAAGTGCAGTTCAAAGCCACGTGTGCCTGGGCAGAGGAATCGGGGTATCTGGTTGAAACACTGATTCTGATCCTGTGTACCTGGGCTGGGAAGGCACGTTCCCAGCAGGGGTGGAGCCAGAGTGAATTGGTTCCGGAGCCCTGGTAGGAGAGAACGGCACCTTGAATTCGGGTGCAGGCAGTCCCACCCCTCCGAGCCCCGTTCCAGTGCAGCTACGTCAGGTGTCTCAACTCTGTTTGGGGCCAAGCAGTCGGCTCTCTGGTTCTGTATTGAGCATGTGATGGTCGTGAGAagagtcattttttaaaattaagtacGTAGATGGTGGCGCCTGCCCGTATGCAGGAAGCAAGCCTCTCACTTAGCCTAGGACAAGTTTTAGCTGGCAGAGAGCCCATGCTCGTGTCCTGTCTGTCACTCAGGGCTCAGCATCGAGCTCGGGTCTCTGCCCCGGTGGACAGTGTTGGGGGTGAGCAGTAAAGGAGAAGCAGTTGGGCCCAGCGAGATGCCCCAGCGCTCTGTAGGAAGCCTGTTTCCAGCAGGAGGCATGGGCCGAAGAATGGGGTGCGAGGCTGTTTTCAGACCAAGTATACATTGCTTAACCTTCCTTTGCCCTGCTTTCTGCTTGCAAAAGCAGTTCTGAGATCCTTGCTCCACACTTCCAACACTTGGTACCGTGGCCTGTGCCTGAAAGGTTGTAGAGAGCAGCCTGGCACAATCACAGGCGATGCTAGAAGGGGCAGGGACCAGGCTGGGATGGACAATTGgcggctccccccccccaaatcaaggcatcccccccccccccaaatcaagGCATgtccagcattctggctgtaatgaAATGCCACCACACATCTCTGACCTGGAGTCCGTTGGGAGGAGGAAATTGTAGCGACTGCTTGGGTACGGCTGACAGTTGAGCCAGCATTAGGTTTTCCCCACTCAGGGAACCTGCTTGCaattcccctgtgggtttggagTCGAGCCTGACAGTCCTGTCAAAGCCTTCAGCTTGGCTTGTGTCGCCTCGGTCAAGGGCTGCTTCTGTTTCATGCTTTTGAGGGGGATGCAGGCACCTGGAGAAGGGGCTGTCTGACTGCTCATAGGAGGTGGAGGTATGGGCTGGGAGGAggctcatgggaggaggatggggcGTTGTCTTTAATTTGGAGCTccattctgccctgccctggtgggttgccgtgagttggcgGTGGCAGTGAGGTGAGCTGATGCGCCCGCTCATCATTCATCTGTGTCCTAACTGGATCCTGGCACTGGTGCCCGTGAACCGCTGACCTGATTGATCGTGAGGCAGTGGGCGCAGCTTCACACATGCTCCTGGCCTGTCAGGTGTACCTTGGGAAGTGGACAAAGGAGGCTACTCTGCCCCACGCCCAAACTTGtccttcctttctcctgcagatcaggCTGTGCCTGCTGCCCTCTAGTGGCGGCCGGCGTGCGTGACCTCCATAGAGGAAGCCCCTTCCTTGCCCATTGGCTGGGAGAGGAGTTGGTGGCTGAGGCTAGCTCCGGGGCCCCGTGCCCCTGCTTAAGAAGCCGGCTTCCCTCCAGGTGGGGGGACTCCTGCCCAACGCTGCCTCCGGGGCGTCCCACCTGTGCAGGCAGAGAAGGAGCCCAAAGTCTCAAACACCCAGAAAAAAGACAAGCCATGTGGGTGATGGAGGCAGATGGCCCAGGCAATATTTGGGGTGCCCTAATCCTAGCACCTCTGCACCCCAGCACCTTCACGCTTTCAGAAAAATGCTTCTAGCCAGAATATTTTAAAACCCCTGGTCACGTACATTATTGTTGTGCTCCAGCTGGTCTGACAAAATGGTTTCCCATGGATTTCATCTGTATCGTCCAAGGACGAACTCTTTCaggagggtagcagggagggcgGGCGGACGGGCCGCGTGTGCATGCGTCCCTCTGTCTGCTTCTCCCCGTGCGGGCTGGCCGGCGTCCGGGCTGCCACGGCTTTCTTAACACACACCACTCTGTTTTCCATTTTAAGATAAAAACGACGACGCtggaaaaataaaacaccttACGTCCTCCAGAGAGTGTAGTTACTGTGGAAAGTTTTTCCGTTCAAATTACTACCTCAATATTCACCTTAGAACGCACACAGGTAAGGACCTCGGCGTCGTTTGAAATGTGTGTGAGTGAAGGCAGTGGCCGGCCAGCGGGCGCGCTGTGGCTGGCGCCCGAGCGGGCCTGTGTCCCGCTGCTGTGGCGTCCCGGTGGCAGAGTGGCCACTTTAATTGCTGGAcgacgaactgcaaggtcagcagtttgaaatcagccgACTGCTCCACGGGACAAAGTGGGGACTTGACTCCCACAAGGAGCCACGGTCTtaaaaacccacagtggcagttccagcctgtcctgtagggtcgccatgagttggcatcgacagcagtgggttttttgtGTGATAGTTCAGTCCTTGACACCCCCTCCCAAGTGTGGCAGCTAAGTTTGGTGTGGTGGGAATGATGACCGTCCTCCTGAGGTTTCCCTAACTTATCTCCGGCGCGTTTTGGTGTTGAGTTTTATGAACGGGGGTCCGTCAGGAGTATACAGTGAGTGGTCTCTAGGTGAGAGAAGACTGGGGGGAGATCTAGGGCCCAGGTGGCTGTGTGCACCCCGCCACTCTGTAGCTGTGCAACCTGGGGCAGGTGAGCCAACCTCGGCCTCTGTGCCTGGCGCCACTAGCTGTCCAGCAGGAAGCCGCTGTGGTCGTCCACGAAGCAGTGCATGCTAATGCCAGACGGGGTTCATAGCGGCTTCAAGCCCAGCTTGGTGGTAATTTCTCCCCCCCCCGGACCTCACGGTTCCAGTGTGTCCAGGGTAGCGATAGGCGAAAGGGTGATGTGGCAGGAGAGCGCGGGCAGGGAAACGCAAGAAGGCACGGGCATCAGGTCCGAGCCCCTAGTGGAGTCCTCGGCGAGCCCTGCACATGGTGGCGTCTCTCGTTGCAGGTGAGAAGCCGTACAAATGTGAATTCTGCGACTACGCAGCCGCTCAGAAGACGTCGCTGCGCTACCACCTGGAGAGACATCACAAGGACAAGCAGCCTGAgctggccgccgccgccgccaccgccaccaccaccaccactgccaccaccgagGGCAAGAGTGACGGGAGGAGCCAGGGGCCCGAGGACGCGCTGACGGCCACCGAGAGTGTGCAGCCCAAAAGTTTGAAGAGATTTTTTGACGGTGCCAAAGATGGGAAAGGCAGTCCCCCGACAAAGCAGCTCAAGGAGGCCGTGTCTTCCGCCTTCCAGAATGTTCTCGGCAGCAGGGTCCTCCCGCCAGCCCTCAAAGATACTCAGGACAGCCGCAGAAACATGCCCGACGACAAAGTGAGCAAAAGGTCCACCACTGCCTTCCTGGACGCGCTAACCAAGAGAGCCGTGCTGGAGCTGCAGGTCGGCCGGACCCCCGGTCAGCACGAGGGGCCTGCCACTGCCCGCCCCGATGGCAGCGCCCCCTCCGTGGACGGCAGCCGCCGAGAAATGCTGAGGGAGGCTGCTGGCGCCTACAGAAGCAAGACCTTGGCCGAGGGTCAGGAGAAGCCGCTGAATCTCTCCCGGGGGCCCCTGCACAACGGCCCGGCCATGTCACTGGGCAAAAACCTGATCCCCACCATCACCTGCCCCTTTTGTACCTTCAAGACGTTTTACCCAGAGGTCTTAATGATGCACCAGAGACTGGAGCATAAGTACAACCCCGACACTCACAAAAACTGTAGGAGCAAGGCCCAGCTGAGAAACCGGCGCACAGGGTGCCCTCCTGCCCTGCTGGGCAAGGACGTGTCGCCCATGTCCACCTTGCACAAGGCCAAGCCCAAGGCTGCCGGGCCCATGCAGGCCAAGGCCCTGCCGCCTGAGAAGGTCCGGcagtgtgccctggggccagaCAAGCCCCCCCCGCTGGCCTCGGGTGTGAACGGGATCACTTTAACCCCCAGTAACCTGAAGGCCCACCGGTCACAGCCCGGCCCTGGAGGGCCAGTGGCCGCACCCCCCCGGCAGCAGGTGCCGGAGATCTACTCGAAGACCAGTGCAGCTGCAGCGCCAGACAAGACGAAGCGGAGCGAGACCAAACTCAGATCTTCAGCGGGGCTCCCGCCCCAGCCCCCCCCGGGCAGTGGCCATGTCAATGGCTCTGCCGACCACCCCTCCAAGCAGGACAGCCAGTGGGCCCCAGGCGGCCGGGAGTATTTCTCCACCCGCAGTGGCGGCGGTGCCAGCGGCGAGTTTGGCGAGCTGCCGCCCAAGAGACTGAAATCATCGAGTGTGGTGACCCTGGAGGCTGACCAGCCGGGGACCCATTACTCCCGAAGGGGCTACGACCTCCCCAAGTACCATGCCCGCACCATCTCCAGCCTGCTGCCCCAGGACTTCGTCCGCCCGCCCCCGTCAGTATTGTCCTCCAAGTCCAGGTTCCTGAGCCCCAGTGAGGCCGAATCGCCCAATGGGCTGGCCGCCCCGAAGCCTTATGGTGGTGCCGGGCCCCTGTACCCCTCCTGTGCTCCCCCCAGCAGCCAGGTGGCCAGCGCAGCGCTCGAAGGTACGGTGCCCGAAGtagtcccccagggggtggtttgTGCTGGGGCCCAGAGCATTTCATAGGCACAGTGGCCAGTAGCTCCCAAAGCACCCCTACCAGGTCTTCCCTCAGGAGGTCTCGCTCCTTAGTATCCCATCGCAGTTTTCAGATGCAGAAAGCTAGGGGCGACGTGAAGGGGCTGCTTGCCCTGAGCATCGCGCCGCACTGATTGAGCCTGGTGACGCTACAGTGAAGCACCCAGCTGCCAGCACAGGCTGGCCTTGGGGACCGTCCAGtagttccgagggagaaagggtggtggtggtgagcttgCTTTAAGGCCACAGCTCAGGTCCCTCTGTGGTAGCCGGtgtgcccctgccctgcaggggcaCGGTGCACCGGTGTGGACTGTCAGGCAGCAGCAGATTCTGGCCACCACACCTTAGTGCTTGACCTTGCTCTGAatgcccccccccttcccctgtTTGCTTTTCCAATCAGGAAAAAGGCCTGTGTCGTATCAACACTTAGCCAGCAGCCTACTCCAAAAGAGAAACTATGAAAACTTTCTCGGGAATGCACATTACCGACCAAATGACAAAAAAACTTGATTTCCTGTTTTGGGAGGAAAGGTGAGCACGtgttttttatttcaatctgTCCCGTAAGGCTAATGTTTCGGAAGAGGAATACCAGCTATGTGCCAGTAGACTCTGGTGGCGTTGATTCTGAGTGTGAAAACGTAgcgcctggagcgcccctgggTCTCAGTGTTGACCGCTGTGGGAAATTGCAGCAGCAGCCCCCGTCGGGCTCtcgtgcattggcttctctgtgctaggcttgggagccctggtgccatggtgggtttgctttgGGCTCCTCACtgtcaggttggcagttcaaaagcatcagccactccgagggagaaagatgaggcttgctcctGCTGCCCAGGAGTTAGGGTTAATTCTGGTCACAGCAAGAGGAGCCAGATGGGCAAATTGCCCTTCACTTGCCTGTCTGTCCTGAAAGTTTTATTGCCACACGTCCCTGCCCATTCCCTTACACACGGCCCCTGGCTGCTTCCTCAGCACGGCGTCGGCGTTGAGTGGGTCTGGGAGACAGGTCCAGCGCCTTGTAACGCCGGCCACATTGGGCCCGCGGCTGCCCGCAGAGCTGGGCCTCTGTATCTGGCAGGGGTGAGGGCCTTGCTCTAGccgcccctgcccaccctccccctgctttgtgggagctccaggcgcaCCCGACTCCAAAGCTGGTGCTTCCGAGTGTCCGTTCCTGGGCTTCCTTCTTGGAAGCACTTGCTTTTGCCAGATCGTGTAAGCGAGGCGGGCCTGCTGACCCCGGGCCCAGTGCTCATGCCGTGTAGGCTGCCGCCCCCtcggaagccacatggacccgcTGCCTTTCTCAGCCCCTGGAGATTGGTTCATTTACTTGTTGTTTTGCCTCCCTCATTTTTacctacttaaaaaaaagaacaggcGTTTAATAACCTCATCTCCTTGGAGCCTCACCTTCTGAAACGTTTCTCCCCCTCAGTCTCCAGCCTGCGGGAGTCTGGATGCTCCGGCTTCGCGAACTCCCCACCGAGCGGAGCGAAGCCCCTTGGTTCATCGGAGGAGGAAGTGGAGGCGGAAAGCTACTGAGAGAGAAAAAGCTGTGATTACCGTGCCTGGGACGTAAAGAACACTACAGTGTCAAGTCGCTCTGTTCACTTTGTACCAAATAGCAATAAAGACTAGAGTTGGGTTGTACACGTACGAAGACCAGAAATCTCTATTTTGTTCCTGAACGATATTTTTCTTAGAATTGACCAAATAGAACGTCGGTGGGTGTTGTGGTTTGTTTTCGCGTCCTTGAGAGCGCTGCTGgaaggaggcgggggtgggggccgggGAAGTATGTAACGCTTGCACctcaggtaaaaaaaaaaaaaattctgtaaaTATATTCTGTTGGAAATCTGCTTGTTTAAAAAATACTGtttgtatcccccccccccccccgtctattTGCTCACCACGTCGAGCAGtttgtgttttcatttaaaatgtgtttttttaaggaaaaaatgaCTTGTATGATATTAAAATCCTCCACAATCTCTTGTTGTCTTGATGGAAGTACCCACCCCGTCTATCAATCTGTGCCGCACAGATGGAGACAAGCCATTGTCCACTTGTGCCCCCTCTTTTGTGGCCTCCTGTGTCCCCCCTGCCGCTGTGCAGGTGGCCCCCGGGCTGCCATGGTCCTCAGGAGCCCggcctttggggggtggggtgggggggtggggtggaggggacacGTGTTTACAGAGAGCCTTTCCTCTGTAGAGCAGCGCGGTGCTGGGGTAGAGCTGGCTCCTGACTGCCACTGGCTCTGGGGCAGATTGCATTTATTGTGGGGGAGGGACGGGCCTGTGCCTCCTTTGGCGTGTCCGAAGGCTCGTGCTCCGTGTGCAGGGAGGCTGTCTGGAGAGGACGGAACGTGTTTCTGCATATGTTGGCCTTGGGGTTAGAGTCTGGGGCTAACGGGGTCTCACCCTGACTCAGACGCACACTGACGGGGAATGGGGATCTGCTACCTGAGCCTCCCCGGGAGGGAAGATGAGTTTCCCTGCTCTTTCTTCCACCTCTAACATTCCCCGCTCCCGGCCACATATTTGGAGGCAGTAGCGTTCTCAGTGCATGTGCAAAGACGGGGGCTTTCctgggtgggagggcaggggagccaccCCCCTGGCGCAATGTATGTTTGAGGAACCGTCTCAAAAGTAAGTTTGCACTGTTCATTTCTTTATTCTTTGCCCTGCCCTTCTGCACAGAGCAAGGGCAAAGACCCAAAATAGTTTAGTAAAACTCGGGAAGGATCCCGATTCTCATTATGCAATGCGGTGGGAACTCCAGTGCCCGCGCcccagtgggaggtggggggcgtGTGGTGGAGCCCCCACTGGGGCGCCTAGGTGGAGGGCTTCGCGTCGGGAAGCCACCCTGTGGACCGCCCTCCTGCTCGCAAGCTGAGCCAAGTGTGCATCGTCTCGATGTTCTCTGAGGTCCGCACGTCCACAGCCTCGTTTTGAAGATGAGCATGTTTGCAATCTGACCGTGGCCATGTCCAACGAGCGCTGCCTGGAACTGTAAATGCGGAGGGGGCATGCGATACGTCAATGTGtgattaatgaaaaaaaaatcaccagatCTATTAGAAAATAGTAGTTTGTGTTGTGCTGAAATTTTGCGGGTTTTCGGATTTCTCCTTTGCAGACACATTTCTGGATGCATAGAAAAGCAAAAAATCCTCCCATGCCACCAAACATTTTTTGCCCGTCAGTATTAGTTATTGGAGTACTACTGGTTTTGTATTCCCCCCTGCCCTTCCTTCTTTGAGACAACAGTACATACAATAGAGGTACAATTTGTTGGAtttttgtttatgtatttatttcattCCAGTTTGATTTATTTTAATTGATACTTACGTTGTCAAACAGTAGACATTACTTGTTTTATTTATGATATATTTCAGCTTAATAAAGTTATGTTATTATAAGTGGATGTAAAGAGAGATTTGGTGTTTTGCGATCTTGGGCTTTGGTCTTGTATTACCGTGCTCCTGCCTTCGGCGAGAGCCCTGTTTACCTTTTCGGTAACTGCAGCTTCACACGTGCACTAAGTGTGTAAGCCCGAGTTTTGCCACGGAGCAGCCGCCTGCCAGCCCTGTCCCTGCAGCCCCTGTAGTGTGGCCTCATCCTGGAATACATGAGCGTGTCTGTCACAGACTGGGAAGCACCTCTTAATGAGCATCAGCCTGTGGTAGCCTTGCAGCCAGCAAAAGGAACTGGCTTGCTGCTACCCAACCTTCACGGAGTCAGTATTACTGCTCAAAAACCAAGCCCCGGTTTAGTACCTGCTCTGTCCCCTGGGACAGCCCTGGCGGTGCCGCCGCTAGCTAGT includes:
- the ZNF217 gene encoding zinc finger protein 217 translates to MPTQSLLVYMDGPEVISNSLGPQNEVADGPSIKGATTAVPFRPTQERSSVQPEGPLPLDCMFCNQAFAHSEDLNQHVLLQHRPTLCEPAVLRVEAEYLSPLDKGQMGAEPAKDKSCPDQEDPSCEVCGQTLSAACDIEAHMKKHKDSFTYGCSVCGRRFKEPWFLKNHMRTHTGKAGARSKLQQGLDCPATINEVVVQEQAAEGLSSPFKICMFCGFFFPDKEGLIGHSKVHTREPSPGPGPEGVTPKEEFLHFLNLKPRSHLEKAKKPARWIPQLDAFTTYQAWQLATKGKVAVSRGEVKEPGQEGSTDNDDSCSDKEELGEIWSAAHKGHTEGPAKPRSGKGSCAGLAHDKEKARPANGDVSGDAHPKLAHHKEKPTHCFECGKAFRTYHQLVLHSRVHKKDRRADAVSPTLAADGRQPRMGSPDLAAPLDESGAVERGDGGSEDGSEDGLPEGLHLDKNDDAGKIKHLTSSRECSYCGKFFRSNYYLNIHLRTHTGEKPYKCEFCDYAAAQKTSLRYHLERHHKDKQPELAAAAATATTTTTATTEGKSDGRSQGPEDALTATESVQPKSLKRFFDGAKDGKGSPPTKQLKEAVSSAFQNVLGSRVLPPALKDTQDSRRNMPDDKVSKRSTTAFLDALTKRAVLELQVGRTPGQHEGPATARPDGSAPSVDGSRREMLREAAGAYRSKTLAEGQEKPLNLSRGPLHNGPAMSLGKNLIPTITCPFCTFKTFYPEVLMMHQRLEHKYNPDTHKNCRSKAQLRNRRTGCPPALLGKDVSPMSTLHKAKPKAAGPMQAKALPPEKVRQCALGPDKPPPLASGVNGITLTPSNLKAHRSQPGPGGPVAAPPRQQVPEIYSKTSAAAAPDKTKRSETKLRSSAGLPPQPPPGSGHVNGSADHPSKQDSQWAPGGREYFSTRSGGGASGEFGELPPKRLKSSSVVTLEADQPGTHYSRRGYDLPKYHARTISSLLPQDFVRPPPSVLSSKSRFLSPSEAESPNGLAAPKPYGGAGPLYPSCAPPSSQVASAALEGKRPVSYQHLASSLLQKRNYENFLGNAHYRPNDKKT